The Mus musculus strain C57BL/6J chromosome 2, GRCm38.p6 C57BL/6J genome has a window encoding:
- the Olfr1201 gene encoding olfactory receptor 1201, protein MQQNSTVTEFILLGLTQDPLKQKMVFIIFLVFYLGTVVGNTLIIVTIKFSRTLGSPMYFFLFYLSFSDSCFSTSTAPRLIVDALSKKNIISYNECMTQVFALHLFGCMDVFILIFMAVDRYVAICKPLRYSVIMRRQVCVILIIVAWIGSFLHSTTQIVLALRLPFCGPNLIDHYCCDLQPLLKLACMDTYMINLLLVFNSGAICSSSFVILIISYFVILHSLRNHSAEGRKKALSTCTSHIIVVILSFVPCIFIYARPPTTFPMDKMVTVFYTIGTPFLNPIIYTLRNAEVKNAMKKLWHVKFIMK, encoded by the coding sequence ATGCAGCAGAACAGCACTGTCACTGAGTTTATACTACTAGGATTGACACAGGATCCCCTGAAGCAGAAAATGGTGTTTATAATCTTCTTAGTTTTCTATTTGGGGACTGTAGTGGGGAATACACTCATTATTGTGACAATCAAGTTCAGTCGGACACTTGGGagtcccatgtacttcttcctatTTTATTTGTCCTTTTCTGATTCCTGTTTTTCAACATCCACAGCCCCAAGACTCATTGTGGATGCCCTCTCTAAAAAGAACATCATTTCCTACAATGAATGCATGACACAAGTCTTTGCTCTCCATTTATTTGGCTGCATGGATGTCTTTATCCTCATTTTCATGGCTGTTGACCGTTATGTGGCCATCTGTAAACCCTTGCGTTACTCAGTCATCATGAGGCGGCAGGTCTGTGTTATCTTGATTATAGTTGCCTGGATAGGGTCTTTTTTACATTCCACTACTCAGATTGTTTTGGCCTTGAGACTGCCCTTCTGTGGGCCCAATCTGATTGACCATTATTGCTGTGACTTACAGCCATTATTGAAACTTGCCTGCATGGATACATACATGATAAATCTGCTGTTAGTGTTTAACAGTGGTGCCATTTGCTCAAGCAGTTTTGTAATTTTGATTATCTCATATTTTGTCATCTTACACTCTCTGCGAAACCATAGTGCAGAAGGGAGAAAAAAGGCACTCTCTACCTGCACATCTCATATTATAGTAGTTATCTTATCCTTTGTACCCTGCATATTCATATATGCACGGCCACCAACTACTTTTCCTATGGACAAGATGGTAACAGTATTTTATACCATTGGAACACCATTTCTCAACCCGATCATCTATACATTAAGGAATGCAGAAGTTAAAAATGCCATGAAAAAATTATGGCATGTTAAATTTATCATGAAATGA
- the Olfr1200 gene encoding olfactory receptor 1200: MENHKNITEFIFMGLWENRQIELLFFFLFLLCYLAVLMGNSVIFLTITCSHLIEQPMYYFLCHLSLMDLCYPSTVIPRLIRDLAATRKNISYNECMTQLFTAHLLAGVEIFILVSMALDRYVAIVKPLHYMVIMSRKRCDMLIVTAWILGFWHSIALLLMVLSLPFCGPNHINHYFCDIKPLLKLVCKDVHVVSILAIVNSGMVLFAIFIVLLASYILILYSLRTRSSAGKRKALSTCSSHIMVVVLFFGPCIYTYVLPAGSENKDKEISVFYTVIAPILNPVIYTLRNSEMKSAMHKVWSRLSNLGLKYVKPSCNSALMFLGQLLSNRSQKVQTI; the protein is encoded by the coding sequence ATGGAAAATCATAAAAACATCACAGAGTTCATTTTTATGGGTCTTTGGGAGAATAGACAAATAGAGTtgctgttctttttcttgttcctgCTTTGCTACCTGGCTGTCTTAATGGGGAACTCCGTCATCTTTCTCACCATCACCTGCAGCCACCTAATCGAACAACCAATGTATTATTTTCTCTGCCATCTTTCCCTCATGGACCTCTGCTACCCCTCCACTGTGATTCCTAGGCTCATCAGGGACTTGGCAGCAACAAGAAAAAACATTTCCTATAATGAGTGCATGACCCAGCTCTTCACTGCCCACTTGCTGGCAGGTGTGGAAATCTTCATCCTGGTGTCCATGGCCTTGGACCGCTATGTTGCCATTGTCAAGCCCCTGCACTACATGGTTATCATGAGCAGGAAGAGATGTGATATGTTGATTGTCACGGCCTGGATACTGGGGTTCTGGCACTCCATTGCTTTACTACTGATGGTGCTCAGTCTGCCATTCTGTGGTCCCAACCACATCAATCACTACTTCTGTGACATTAAGCCGCTTTTGAAGCTGGTCTGTAAAGATGTTCATGTTGTTAGTATCTTAGCAATTGTTAACTCTGGGATGGTGCTTTTTGCCATTTTTATTGTACTACTTGCCTCTTACATACTCATATTGTATTCTCTGAGGACAAGATCATCTGCAGGGAAGCGGAAAGCACTCTCTACCTGTAGTTCACACATAATGGtagtagttttattttttgggCCCTGTATTTATACCTATGTTTTACCTGCAGGAAGTGAGAACAAGGATAAGGAAATTTCTGTGTTTTACACTGTGATTGCCCCCATCCTAAATCCTGTCATCTACACACTGAGAAACAGTGAGATGAAAAGTGCCATGCACAAAGTGTGGTCTCGGCTgtcaaatttggggttgaaataCGTGAAACCATCTTGTAATTCTGCTCTGATGTTCCTAGGTCAGCTACTATCCAACAGGTCACAGAAAGTACAAACAATTTAG